In Fusarium oxysporum f. sp. lycopersici 4287 chromosome 2, whole genome shotgun sequence, a genomic segment contains:
- a CDS encoding dihydroorotase, homodimeric type — protein MKNIQRLELPAAADMHVHLRQGDMMDLVVPTVRQGGVDTVFVMPNLLPPLTAVEQVLEYKAKLTAITQDVNFLMSLYLHPSVTPEVIAKAAEAGVTGVKLYPQGVTTNSESGVSDITAFYDTFAAMEKHGIVLNIHGEVLESLAPADTTLEEAFLPTLKQLHDRFPQLRIVLEHCTTSAAVEAVKACGPTVGATITAHHLYLTSHEACCDPFAFCKPIPKKPTDRDALIKAIVSGNSKFFFGSDSAPHPLQSKTSAEQGKAPAGVFTQPYVVQLVLLGLEEAIERGVISEADVTQEILENFLSRNGRRFYKLPDTSGKKIILERKGDKIPTSIKSADSKTEVGISRHGAEVFSLTWA, from the exons ATGAAGAACATTCAGCGTCTCGAACTGCCGGCTGCGGCTGACATGCATGTCCATTTACGTCAGGGCGATATGATGGACTTGGTTGTTCCAACGGTTCGCCAAGGAGGAGTCGATACGGTATTCGT TATGCCTAATCTC TTGCCTCCTCTTACTGCCGTCGAGCAG GTTCTCGAGTACAAGGCCAAGCTCACTGCCATCACCCAAGATGTCAACTTCCTCATGTCACTCTAT CTTCACCCTTCAGTCACTCCTGAAGTGATAGCCAAAGCTGCCGAGGCTGGTGTAACCGGTGTCAAGTTGTACCCTCAGG GTGTAACCACCAACTCTGAGAGTGGTGTTTCGGATATCACAGCCTTCTATGATACCTTTGCAGCAATGGAAAAGCATGGAATTG TCCTGAACATACACGGAGAAGTCCTCGAGTCTCTTGCGCCGGCCGACACAACCCTCGAGGAGGCTTTCCTCCCAACCCTAAAGCAGCTCCATGACCGATTCCCTCAGCTACGCATCGTG CTTGAGCACTGCACTACCTCCGCTGCTGTGGAGGCTGTCAAGGCCTGTGGCCCAACTGTAGGCG CTACCATCACCGCTCATCACCTCTACCTCACTTCTCACGAGGCCTGTTGCGATCCTTTCGCCTTCTGCAAACCCATTCCTAAGAAACCAACCGACAGAGATGCCCTGATCAAGGCTATTGTCAGTGGCAACTCCAAGTTCTTTTT CGGTAGCGACAGCGCTCCCCACCCCCTGCAGTCCAAGACCTCTGCTGAGCAGGGTAAGGCGCCTGCTGGCGTTTTCACTCAGCCCTACGTCGTGCAACTTGTCCTCCTTGGTCTCGAGGAAGCTATCGAGCGTGGTGTCATCTCGGAAGCTGATGTGACACAAGAGATACTCGAGAACTTCCTCAGTCGTAACGGACGTCGCTTCTATAAGTTACCCGATACCTCTGGCAAGAAGATTATCCTAGAGCGCAAGGGTGACAAGATCCCCACTAGCATCAAGAGTGCGGACAGCAAGACTGAAGTTGGTATCTCGCGACATGGAGCTGAGGTATTCAGTTTGACGTGGGCTTGA
- a CDS encoding dihydroorotase, homodimeric type — MSLYLHPSVTPEVIAKAAEAGVTGVKLYPQGVTTNSESGVSDITAFYDTFAAMEKHGIVLNIHGEVLESLAPADTTLEEAFLPTLKQLHDRFPQLRIVLEHCTTSAAVEAVKACGPTVGATITAHHLYLTSHEACCDPFAFCKPIPKKPTDRDALIKAIVSGNSKFFFGSDSAPHPLQSKTSAEQGKAPAGVFTQPYVVQLVLLGLEEAIERGVISEADVTQEILENFLSRNGRRFYKLPDTSGKKIILERKGDKIPTSIKSADSKTEVGISRHGAEVFSLTWA, encoded by the exons ATGTCACTCTAT CTTCACCCTTCAGTCACTCCTGAAGTGATAGCCAAAGCTGCCGAGGCTGGTGTAACCGGTGTCAAGTTGTACCCTCAGG GTGTAACCACCAACTCTGAGAGTGGTGTTTCGGATATCACAGCCTTCTATGATACCTTTGCAGCAATGGAAAAGCATGGAATTG TCCTGAACATACACGGAGAAGTCCTCGAGTCTCTTGCGCCGGCCGACACAACCCTCGAGGAGGCTTTCCTCCCAACCCTAAAGCAGCTCCATGACCGATTCCCTCAGCTACGCATCGTG CTTGAGCACTGCACTACCTCCGCTGCTGTGGAGGCTGTCAAGGCCTGTGGCCCAACTGTAGGCG CTACCATCACCGCTCATCACCTCTACCTCACTTCTCACGAGGCCTGTTGCGATCCTTTCGCCTTCTGCAAACCCATTCCTAAGAAACCAACCGACAGAGATGCCCTGATCAAGGCTATTGTCAGTGGCAACTCCAAGTTCTTTTT CGGTAGCGACAGCGCTCCCCACCCCCTGCAGTCCAAGACCTCTGCTGAGCAGGGTAAGGCGCCTGCTGGCGTTTTCACTCAGCCCTACGTCGTGCAACTTGTCCTCCTTGGTCTCGAGGAAGCTATCGAGCGTGGTGTCATCTCGGAAGCTGATGTGACACAAGAGATACTCGAGAACTTCCTCAGTCGTAACGGACGTCGCTTCTATAAGTTACCCGATACCTCTGGCAAGAAGATTATCCTAGAGCGCAAGGGTGACAAGATCCCCACTAGCATCAAGAGTGCGGACAGCAAGACTGAAGTTGGTATCTCGCGACATGGAGCTGAGGTATTCAGTTTGACGTGGGCTTGA